In Phycodurus eques isolate BA_2022a chromosome 10, UOR_Pequ_1.1, whole genome shotgun sequence, a genomic segment contains:
- the phc2b gene encoding polyhomeotic-like protein 2b → MSEPGPPTAPTATTTTTGGTSATSTSTTTSSSTTAASSHTTTPSTATTASVSSTNASSSSSSSTSSSITTTAARQPVPQISVYGGIPDRQTVQVIQQALHRQPNTAAQYLQQMYAAQQQHLMLQTAALQQQHSLSTAQLQSLAAVQQASIAAGRQNAQNSTTSQQTGSTQTTINLTASPAAAQLISRAQSITSAPTSISQQAVLLGSPSSTTLTASQAQMYLRAQMAQQSNVFQAQQSNLVQVARSLGRAVPLSPQLIFTPTATVTAMQSDSSAQNQVQNLAIRGQQGSTTSSSQTQTLQALSLKQSPVPIQPASLVKNPGQGGQPSAAVKSALSESPSEVGKKGDAAVVTEARAINMSRNVTTVSAQPLIAPAYTQIQPHSLVQQHKQQQQFVVHHSQGSQRTSGQLLQTASIQPSPHTVPVLPKPAPHQPTAPGQHATIFHSTISSHTLPPPASSSSSSTLTSQAKAQPVQLTAINLQIHPTASRPLVQECKDKPTSLVVREICAASSVQQQHQQQKLPPPAPATTPAPTPPLPPQQQQNMPSQPRKPGEQPKADPAPQGQPQGGGVTKRPTPAPGTPPPAMTSGNDGEAPNMTAVASHNGESKPPQAIVKPQVLTHVIEGFVIQEGAEPFPVCVERLPILINSPKKLDSQLSSDPDKTPVSNAANSDSEPEDLNQTEKDQEPKLTCEYCGWVDFAYTFKGSKRFCSMVCAKRYNVGCTKRIGLFRPEKTKPANRWRRRNQGRSSIEAKKRKMSPSPQQTQGGSVSSPHLSQPSQEESSPCSEMSSYEEPPSPLSAASSGPPATPAPAPVPVQRQPSRVSSEPEALGGRDATAALCQPFLPNDPTKWNVEEVYEFICSLPGCQEIADEFRSQEIDGQALLLLKEDHLMSTMNIKLGPALKIFARINMLKDS, encoded by the exons ATGAGCGAGCCGGGGCCCCCCACCGcacccaccgccaccaccaccaccacgggCGGCACCTCTGCGACCAGCACCAgcaccaccacctccagctccacCACGGCTGCCAGCAGTCACACGACGACACCTTCTACTGCCACTACTGCTTCTGTTAGCAGTACTAAtgccagcagcagcagtagtagtagtactagtagcagtATTACTACTACTGCAGCAAGACAGCCAGTCCCTCAGATTTCAGTTTACGGAGGGATACCCGACAGGCAAACTGTGCAG GTGATCCAACAAGCGCTCCACAGGCAGCCCAACACGGCGGCGCAGTACCTACAGCAGATGTACGCGGCCCAACAGCAGCATCTCATGTTACAGACCGCGGCGCTCCAGCAGCAGCACAGCCTCAGCACTGCTCAGCTGCAGAGCCTTGCTGCCGTGCAGCAG GCCAGTATTGCAGCAGGTCGCCAGAACGCCCAGAACAGCACAACTTCTCAGCAAACAGGATCGACTCAGACCACG ATCAACCTGACCGCCTCACCGGCGGCTGCACAGCTGATCAGCCGTGCCCAGAGCATCACGTCGGCTCCCACCAGTATTTCCCAGCAGGCTGTTCTGCTGGGCAGCCCATCTAGCACCACCCTCACCGCCAGCCAGGCGCAGATGTACCTGCGTGCGCAGATG GCCCAGCAGAGCAATGTTTTCCAGGCGCAGCAGAGCAACCTGGTGCAAGTGGCCAGGAGTTTGGGCCGAGCTGTGCCCCTGTCGCCGCAGCTGATCTTCACGCCAACGGCCACCGTGACAGCGATGCAATCCGACAGCTCCGCTCAG AATCAGGTCCAAAATCTGGCCATACGCGGCCAGCAGGGATCGACCACGTCCTCCTCCCAGACTCAGACGCTGCAGGCTCTCAGTCTGAAGCAGAGCCCGGTGCCCATCCAGCCCGCGTCGCTTGTAAAGAACCCCGGACAGGGGGGGCAACCGTCTGCGGCAGTCAAGTCCGCCTTGTCCGAGAGTCCCTCGGAGGTGGGAAAGAAGGGGGACGCCGCCGTGGTCACAGAGGCCCGGGCCATTAACATGAGCCGCAACGTCACAACAGTCAGCGCGCAGCCATTAATTGCTCCAG CCTACACGCAGATTCAGCCCCACTCACTGGTTCAGCAacacaagcagcagcagcagtttgTGGTCCATCACAGCCAAGGTTCCCAGAGGACCTCCGGTCAGCTGCTGCAGACGGCGTCCATTCAGCCGTCGCCACACACCGTCCCCGTGCTGCCCAAGCCGGCGCCGCACCAGCCCACCGCTCCTGGCCAGCACGCCACCATCTTCCACTCCACCATCAGCTCACACACCCTCCCGCCCCCtgcctcatcctcctcttcttccacgCTGACGAGTCAGGCCAAAGCTCAGCCCGTGCAGCTCACAGCCATTAACCTACAAATACATCCCACG GCCTCTCGACCACTGGTTCAGGAGTGTAAAGATAAGCCTACTTCACTCGTAGTGAGAGAGATTTGTGCAGCCTCCAGCGTGCAGCAACAACACCAGCAACAAAAGCTGCCACCGCCAGCGCCAGCAACAACACCAGCACCAACACCACCACTACCACCGCAGCAGCAGCAAAATATGCCATCGCAACCCAGGAAGCCCGGAGAGCAGCCCAAAGCTGACCCAGCACCACAAGGTCAGCCACAAG GTGGGGGTGTGACCAAGAGGCCGACGCCTGCACCTGGGACCCCACCGCCGGCCATGACCTCGGGAAACGATGGCGAGGCGCCCAACATGACGGCGGTCGCGTCACACAACGGCGAGAGCAAGCCGCCACAGGCCATCGTCAAGCCGCAGGTCCTCACGCACGTCATCGAGGGCTTTGTCATCCAGGAGGGCGCCGAGCCGTTCCCAGTGTGT GTGGAGCGTCTACCCATCCTCATCAACAGCCCCAAGAAACTGGACAGTCAGCTCTCCTCCGACCCGGACAAAACTCCAGTGAGCAATGCCGCAAACTCTGACTCTGAGCCCGAAGACTTGAACCAGACAG AAAAGGATCAAGAGCCCAAGCTTACGTGTGAGTACTGCGGCTGGGTGGACTTTGCCTACACGTTCAAGGGCTCGAAGCGCTTCTGCTCCATGGTTTGTGCTAAGAG GTACAATGTGGGATGCACGAAGCGCATCGGACTGTTCCGTCCAGAGAAAACCAAACCAGCAAATCGCTGGCGCAGAAGAAATCAGGGCCGCTCTAGTATCGAAGCGAAGAAGCGG AAGATGTCCCCGTCGCCGCAGCAGACTCAGGGGGGTTCCGTGTCCTCTCCTCATCTCTCCCAGCCCAGCCAGGAGGAGTCCAGCCCGTGTTCGGAGATGTCCAGCTACGAGGAGCCGCCTTCGCCGCTGTCTGCGGCCAGCTCAGGACCCCCGGCGACCCCCGCCCCTGCTCCGGTCCCCGTCCAGCGGCAGCCCAGCAGGGTGTCGTCGGAGCCGGAAGCCCTCGGCGGCAGAGACGCGACTGCCGCTTTGTGTCAGCCTTTTTTACCCAACGACCCCACCAAGTGGAATGTGGAGGAAGTGTACGAATTCATTTGTTCATTGCcag GCTGTCAGGAGATCGCCGACGAGTTCCGCTCCCAAGAGATCGACGGACAAGCTTTGCTCCTGTTGAAGGAGGACCACCTGATGAGCACCATGAACATCAAACTGGGACCAGCGCTCAAGATCTTCGCACGCATCAATATGCTCAAAGACTCGTAG